In the genome of Pagrus major chromosome 17, Pma_NU_1.0, the window AGTCGGAGGAGGAGCGTGGGAGGAAACGGAGGAAGTGAGTtaaagacagagggggagagaaagtgaaaaagcaGGAGCCTCTAAGCCATATATGTCTTGGAGTTTACTCACATTAGTGCTGTTGAGAAAGTTGCCTATTGCAAGCAACGTGGTCAAGATGCAGCGGagtgtcttgtttttctctaaCTGGTCCATCCCTTCCTTTAGGTCCTGCAGAGGCTCTGCCACTTCCTAAAAGACGATGAAAATGAAGCATTGTTCTCATCCAATTCATGCTGCTCTTCCAATCCCTTGATAATGatatgcaaaacatttttaaaggagaaCTTGAAAGATTCTACACTTTAAAGTCTTTTTACAGGTCTTGGAAGAAAAAgtggtataaagccttttgtagctccagagggagctgtgtgaagcTTGGTAAATGTCCTAAAGCGATGTCAGTCGAGTCAGCACCGGTTGGGGCTGAAGACtctaaatttgaaaaataaaagaatcacGGTatgtggagaaagaaagaagtgtgaTTACCAGCTGCTCTTCATCTCTCCTCGAAGCTAGCAGCTTGaagctacattagctgctactagcataacCAAAGATGCTCTATAAAAGAAGATGATGCATCACGAGCTGCGGGAATGGTTTGAAATGGTTTACACTTCTTGTCTCATATGCGGGTGTGGTCATCTCTTCCCCTTGACATTTTTGACACAACACATCACTGAGGGCTACTGCTTCTTCATTCCAAAACAATACAACGTAAGATACAGTGCGAATGTAATGTTTGCACCTTATTTTTGCCATTAATTTTTACCTGCTAGCTTAAAATACTTGCTCTAGATCTTGTAAGAGTGTGatgctgagacagagacatttgtctgtctgtctgaaaaaTGCCATTTTAGTGTCAAATCGGTCAAATATTTACTTTGGTGACTATGAGGCAAAATAATCGGTCATAATGTCTGCTTATGTTCACTTCTCCCATCAGAAGGAAAAGACTCAGGACCTGTCACCACGAGACCCAGACACAGGAAATTATTCTTCAGTGTGCTGTCTTGTTTCTGAACTGTCTTTGGCATAACATGCCAAAATCTCTGACTAAACTGCTGTCGCTTGAGTTGCAATGTGGTTAAGTAAGCGCCAGGTTTcgacaaggaagaagaatgtgtgagATAAAAAAAGAGATATCACCAGTTCTGTTGAATCTGTAGTATAGTTGTTTCGGCTTACAGTTCAAATATAGTTCAAATTTGGGGAAAAATTGTTTATTTGCCAAgtgttaaatgagaagattgatactaCTCTCATGTCTCTTTGGTAAGTATAAGGCTAAAGCCAGCAGTCGGTTAttgtagcttagcataaagacaggaaacgGAGAGACAGCTAGTCTGCCAATATCTACAGTTACTGCGGCTGGCCAGTAAATAGCCCACAATTTTAGTGAGATTTTGATGTGTCCGTaagtggattttgttaccttgttgttaccaggctagctgttccctCTGATTCCAGTCTAAGCTAAGTGGCTGTAAGTTCAATAATCATTCATACAGACATAATAGTGGCATTACTATTCCTTAAATTCACAAAAGCATGTGTATTGCAAAATTGGAAAAAAGACCTGTAAAGATCTATCTGCATGTGATTAAATTGGACAAAACAGGAAACGTGTCTGACCTTCTCTACAAGCTCATAGTCCATCTTGAATGCCCACAGCTGCAGGCGAGCAGACAGCTCTGTGATGGACGAGAGGGTGAGAAGGAACTGTTCAGCGCTGCCCAGGGGAATATCAGGGTTGACCAGCTGAGCCTCCTGGatcctctgcttctcctcctctgtggggATCATAGTCAGGATTTTctaggagagggaggaggaaacaAGAGCAGGGAAGGGAAAGGAAGAGGCTTATTGGATCATCCATCAAGTCTGTCTGAGTCGTGCCTGAGTGAAATTTTTTACATAATATGTCAGGGAGTAAATCATAAGTAAGGGGAGGAAACAAAGTGATTCTGACGTTTCTAGCTCTGTTTATCTGAGATGTTTCCAAAATTTCCCACAGACATGTGGGACACCTGAACTTTCAACCTCGCTTTTGTTGTCTGGCTGAAAATATCTCCAGAGACAAAAGGTGGAGAGGAATACTCCTCGCTGCTGCGGGTGAAGTTGAGGAGAAGCTCTGAAAACTGCAGGTTATATAATACCAAAGGGATGCAACATTAATCATTATCTGCTGATGTGAGGTCCTTCAAAAGTCCAAGGTATGGTTTTTAAAATGAGCTGAAAATATGCACGTGGAGCTAACCTTTAATCATCACCGTGATTAATTACATGAGAGCGGCTAAAACGCCAGCCGAGCagccagaaaaacacattatacgTCAACATTGTGGGTCATCCCATCCAAACGAGTTgaatctcttttttttgtggCAATCCATCAGTGTATTTTGGGGTGCTGAGTAAATATCATTCAAGAAAACCATCTTTATTTTGGACGCAGTGGGTTCGAATGGGTTTTATTAGATTGACTGGACAGTActtataatatacagtatgtgtcttaAGACAGAATCTCTCAAAAAGTGCTTACCTCAATGCCTTCCTTGTTCAGTGCGTACTCATCAAAGTTGAGGATGGCGGTCTTGATGGTGCGGGGAGGAGGTAAGACAGTCAAGCCGATGTTTATAGCGTTGCTGCGTTTTGAATCCAGGACTATGATTTCTTGTCGTTTGCCATCGACAGCTGCTTTCTGTGAGAGATACCAAGAAATCGATGTTTGAGTGTTGATATTAGATCATATATCTTGAGTAGTGAAAGCAGTACCTGGAGGTCCCATATCATACTCATTTTCTGGTTCATACTTTAACTTTAGATGTTGACCAAAATGTGTTGACATGCTGTGATGTTCAaaaaactaaccctaaccctatttttctcattctgtccattgctgcagcacctctattcaccctctgtctggaCGCTCTGTTTTAGTTTCCTGACACTTTAAGACCATCTCCTGAACACAAAAGTCCACTGCGATTAGTGAGCTCTCACAAGCCTGAGCAGGTTGCCATAAGTTTGGACTGTGGTTTACATCTTGTTGTCGGTATAATCACGGGCATGAATGATCCCTGGATAGGCAGTGATTAAACTGATGTAGAACTGAAATAGATGGACGAAGAGACAAATGTGTAGTTCTTAGATCCTGCTTACCAGTAGGGCAAAAGGTATAAATAGGGGTCTCTGAGGGACAGCCAGATTGTTCCGTATATGAAAAgatctttattttcttattggTATGAAACAGTTTAAAGAGATTGTCTGGCCTGAAAGGCTGTTACACAGTAAGACACTCATGGGATTTTCTATTATATTGTCTTGACTCTGTGAAGAAAATGTTGCAATTATCAACATGCAACACTGAGATATCATCTGAGAAAATCTCCCCTCAGGGTGGTGCTAGAGGAGGggtcattaaaataaaactgggagcatgaataaaactacaaattAATGAATGGACAGAGATAATGGTGAACGGCTCTTTCCTTTAAAGTGGGCCTGTGTGGAATGGCGGTCTCTGCCCTCTCACTAATAAGAAACAGGTTTTTAAATGCGTACTCCACCCTGTGCATATTAATTTAGGTGAGACACTCAGAGCGACAGTAGTTGGGTCAGATTTAATactaaacacacaaaatgatcCTTTCTAAGATGGTGCCAGATAGCAGGAAATCCTCAGCCATGGGAGAGAAACTGAAGCAAATCAGGACTGCAAAACAAACTCCTAAAGTAAATAGTATTACTGCATGGTTCTACTGTAACAGCAATAAAACACTAAGTTACCTTTGTGACAGGCAGCTCCTTGGATTTGGACTCAAACAGCTGCTCCATCTTGGATGTGTCCAGTTTAATCGGCTCCAGTTTGGACCAGAGGGACTCCTTACAGAATTTATGGCTCTTACACTGCCAGTCCATGGGACGCACCTCATTCCAGAACAGACGGatggtcttcttcttcttctggaaGAGAGGCGCCTCCCCACGACTCAGCTGAGGAGATGGTGGAGGGATGGGGGGCATGAACGGAGGAGGTGGGGGCATCATTTTGCCAAGCAGGGGCGGAGGAGGGGGGCATCCGAACAGGGGCGGAGGTGGTGGCAGGGCAGTGCTGCAtagcggaggaggaggtggtggaatCAGGTCACTTGACCCCATCATACTGTCCATATCTAAAATGTCCATGTCATCCTCGTCCTTCAGGTCTGTGAAGTCCATCTCTTTAATCCGCAGCTCCCTGGGTGCGGCCATCAGCTGATCCCAGATATGGTCTGACTCTTTCTTAGGTGGTAACGACGATGTGGCAGTGGTTGATGATttgtcactctgctgctgctgctgctcttttaAGGCCTCAACCTCAGCTGGAGACGTCAGGCCTTTGACCAAATCTCCAAACTTCTCCGCCACGGCTCTTACACTGCCCTGGTTGTCAAGATGTCCCACCtccatttttttcacattttcttcccTGGCCTGTCTGTGGGCCTCCAACGTGGAGATCCTGCTGGCCAAGCTCGCCACAGAGGAGTCAGCGACCTCTGTGTCCTtctcacatttacatgtttcttTCTCCGTTTCTGCTACATTCCCTTCATCGCTGCTGGTTGGCTTCTGAGAGTAAAGCATGTCCAGCATGAAGCGCTTGCTGTTGAGTATTTTGTTGCACTGGTCATTCACATCTGTGTCTTTAATGCACTGGGTCCACTGGCCTGTTGATATGCAAACAATTTAGATGTTATAAGGAATGTAAGTAGTTGATTAGCAAAATAAGTGTATAAAATTAGCATCAATCATACCTGCTTCAATGTCATTGGTGACTTTCTCCTCCCGCTCCTCCCTCTCCAGAGTGCTACTCGTGGAGGAGATGCTGGACGCGGAGCAGTTGTCCTTTTCATTCACTTCCTCGTTTTGTCTCTCCTTCTCACTCAGCAGTACACTGTCTTCTACATCCCTTTCCATCGGCTGCTCCTCCTCTAACTCGACATTCACCTCCGCATCTGGCTCTCCCACCTCTGCCACATCTCCTACCTTTGCTTCTTCTACTTGCTCTTCTGCCACTGCCTCATCTGTGCACTGTCTCTGCTCCTCaagctctctcttctcttctttctccatATCCGACTGTTCGTCTGACGCCGGCTCTGCCACCACATTCTCGTCAGACTGAGTCTCAACAAcgtcctctgtctctgcaggcGGCTCTGTTTGAGTCTGCTGCTCGTCTGGCTCGGAGGGAGGCGTGGGGGAAGGTTCTGATACTGTTAATTCTGCCGCTGGACTTTTGGTCCTGGTCTGTGGGTCAAGGTTTGGCTCTGGGATGTTAGGGATGTTAACTGTTCCTGGAACATTGGAAGATGAAATCAAAACATTGTGGAgaaaaaatgttactttaagTACTTCAGTTATGTGTCTATATATTATCTGATAGACTTCAGAAACATTCTttgtttataattaaaacagctttaaatTGCTTCCTGACATGCCGTAATTGCACTGAGAGATTGTCTAAACTCAATGTACATTTCCAGACTGTAGAAGTAACTCACAAAGCAATGATAATATTCTGTAACCATGGCCCTGACCAGACAacataactgtaaaaaacaatGTGAGTGGCTGAGAGTTACATTTTAGatgataagataagataagataagagtGCACAGTGTAGACAGTGCTGtttaatcagaatcacattcaAGCCATTTCAAAAGTAGGAAAATTAGATGATTATGCGTACGCCTCTTTGGACACactcaaaatgtcttctttctTACAATATCCCTGTTTCACTTAatgattttgacatttattcCTTGAGTGGAGCAGTTATTTTCAATAACTCCTTTCAACAGAAGAGCAGCCGAATCTAATTTCTGTCCAATAATCACCCGTGAAATGTTAACGCCAAGcccagtgtgtgtgacaggtggACTGTCAGCCGGTATTGTCTCTGCCAGCTCTCTAAGCCAACATTACACTCCATTCATGCTTATATCACTCTCAAactaatgatgaataaatggtTGGCAAACAAAGTTTACCCGACGTCTGCTGTGCAGTGGCGGCGGTGTCTTCCTGTGAGATAATGGATGAAGGTGTGGTGCAGCGGGATGCTGTGCGGCTGGCAGGATTGGAACTCAAACACAAAGTGATCTCTGTTCGTCCTCTTGCTGGCACTCTGGGACGCTCTCGCTCAAACTCCTCAGCAGCTAGCCTCTCCACAGCTTTGTACCTGCAGAAACAAAATGCAGCTTTTAGACGTCTGTGTACTGTGGTTTGGGTGCATCCTGATCTGTACTACATACGTAACTTTATGCTCCAGGTATTTGAAGTAGTGGTATAATCAAAGAAACAACAATGCTAAGGAGTGCAAACTGGCATTGTTtagctttattttttcaaagtgaaTCACTTAATGACAGTTGTAAATATTACTCAAATTTTAGGGGTAGAGACATTTATAACATCCTCTTTTGAAAACAAGCCTTGGAAGAAATTGATTACCTCAAAATCATACATGTCAAAATATTACAGTTATAATACTAAATGTACTTaggtatcaaaagtacaagtaaaaataaattatacatatacatcacatgtatataaagtatatactgtatattacgGCATGGCCAAATATCGGCTcaaatatttagcatttttcttgTTATTGCAATTAgtgttgtattttttatgtgattgccaataaaataaattcatttaaaaaaaattctactttggctctgatgcagaatgCAATCGGCAAAGTACCTAAAAAAActtaattataaaataaatgtattggaataaaaggtacaatatttgccCCCAGGATGAAGTGATGTGAAAGTATAaattagcagaaaatggaaatacatttacaagcacctcaaaattgcacttcagtacttgagtaaatgtatttagttacattccatcactgatttaTAGTTAATAGCCATATATTTCAATTTGGTCAAATGATGACAAATGACATCCTTCTTTTGATAAAGTGTGGTTTAACATTTCTGTGGTTACTGATCTCAGTTCATatattctttaaaattcaaTGAGATGCATGTTCCAGTTCACAGAGGTGAAAAAAGTGAGGgcataagagagagagagagcaataaATTAtgttgcacacacactttcacacagacacgGTCAGAGGGAGATAACCAGACCACATCCGTGCCGAAACACAATTACACACTTGTCCTGTTAACTTTGGGACGTCTTAATGGTGAGCAGGCCTAAAGGGACTCTGACACCTATAATTCAGCCTGAGGCTGTGTGCATCTGACTTTACATCTGCTATCAATTTTAACACAGGTTTTTGTTAGTTGTTTGATCTTTCTTCACAACTGCAGCATTATTGTGAATCCATGTAAACTCAAATAAAGTAaactcacctctcctctctggcgTGTCGTGCTTCTTCTCTCTTGTCTACAGAATCTCGACTGAGataagaagacagaaacagagtgaGAGTGATGAAGGACCTGTATTCATAGTATGTATGGATTCATCTGATGGTTgcttcacagaaaatgaaatgaaaagtgcaAAGAAAGCAGACAGAGCATCATTAAAAGCTAAGACCAGACACTTGCACAGAACATATACTTTCGCAGATCTAATGATCCTCATAAAGGAAGTCAGCTCAGCTTTTATCAGATTCATGGGAGATTCAAGACTGGAGCAACCTGTGAGCAACCTCTAAAAAtgacacatgcaaacatgtctTAATTGGCTGTACAGCTGCCTACTGTACAAAGCAAAGAAATAATATATTCTCTTTGACATGAAGTCTTGCAGTGTTTTGTCTGATTGGTAAGGTGAGACTCACTTGAAGCggttcctctcttctctttcgATTCTCTGCAGACGCTCTTCTCTTTCCAGgcgcctcctctctctctctgcagccagAGACTCCTGATGCTGTCTGTAGGATGAAGTCAGCAAGCCTCCTAAAGCAGGTCTATAAGCCAAAGAGGAAGAGCAAATGTGATAACATTATCAGAATTTATTAAACTGAGGAATTTGTACATTTGTTCAAACAGGAGCTTTGCAGAGGGGATGAGTTATATTTCATCAACCATATCCACACAATGTTTTGCATGAGCTGTGGAAAATGTTGCGATGCCGACCTGTCAACCAGTTTGGAGTCTGGTGCGGAGGTTGCTGAACTAGTGAAGCGATGGACGGGTGATGTAGGGGCCTGGTGCCTGCCAGGGTACGGAGTGCCATTGGCACTGATTCtgtgaaaagaagagaaaataaatgctttGTTCTCTCCAAAGACATTTTTCcactgaaagacagaaaagaaggcTGAACATCACTTCAAGAATCTGTGAAGTGATGCGAGGTGAATTCCAATGTCATACTGTTGGACAGTTGATACTGAGATATGACTGTGCTGAGTAAAAGAACAGTACACTTAAGCACTTCTTATTAGGCATCTGAACATGGCATGCCATCAAACTCTGAAGGGTGCCTGCAGGTGCATTGCTCATGTCTGAACACGGATACAATCTTTCATAAACTGATCTCTTCACCAGGCCTGCTCTTTTCTTAGAGGCTTTGCAACTGCTGTGTTAAATCTGACAGCAAATCATGCACAGTGTGTCCTAGAACAGTTGCACAACACATCATGTGCAAATAAAACTAGTTAACAAAGATGATGTAATCAGTCACTGGGAACATGGTAGTGTTCAGCTATGAGTGCTGTGCTAGCGTTCAACAACAAAACTCTCCCTGCCTGAAACTATTAATGTGTAGCAAAAAAAACCCTTAGAGTGATcatacaaccctgattccaaaagaGTTGGGACTCATTTACAAATCAGAGGTGGGAAATAAAGTATTTCTCCTTCTGTACCtcttcaggtatctgtacttgaGGGGAAATATCGATTatttaccaacccaaaatgttggtattttaagtcctgggaatgagactcaacaatcaactatctttttcTGTTGCGTTTACGAAACAGCTTGGACAAATCCTGCTGATTCTACCTTCAACTTCAAGAGTCTTTGAATTACAATAATATGACGTGActttcagttagctttgcacataaatggccggtagaaatgtccttcagagggatactttttagTTTTATACTTTGAGTTTATTTAAGAGCCTgcactttcttacttttacttgagtaaagaagttgaatcagtattTCCACTTTAACCAGTAGAAGTcctttttacacaagtatctgaacttctacttgagtaaagactGAGTGTACTTTCGCCACCTCTGTTGCAAATGAACTGTGTTGATCGACAATGGTTTTATCAAGTGTTCCCCCACCCAATTCCTGTTATTCCAAATAACCTGTTTACCTGTCCCAATGTGATGCTTATATCGAATTCAGAATAACtgtatattttacaaaaaatcaatgaagttgatgaggtaaaacattaaatatattgtttttgtactATTTTAAACTGAGCATATATAAAAAAGGGAATTACCACATTctgttttatgaatgttttacacagtgtccAAACTTTTTTAGAATAGGGTTTGTACATTTCGTCCCTGCATACTCTTGTTACACTTGACCTGGCCTTACCTGTCAGCCCAGCAGGGCTTTCTAGCTGAGTAAGATGTAGGAGAGTTGTTTATGTctgtctgaagactgaagatggaagtgagaaaaaaagagattaaGAGACAGGTCAGTCACTCCAAAgattaaataatgaaatgttAGTCACACAAACAAGAAAGTGAGGCAGCAGTCGGAGGTAGGAGGGCTGCaagcacacaaaaacagagcCGACAGGGACGAGACAATATCTCTGTCTATCTTACTGATTCAGCTATAAAACCACTGTAaattctaaaaaaataaaactgttttaaaaagctcTCTCTTTTTATTGTCCACTGCATTGAGAACAGGGAATCGTTAAGCTTAGATGGTATCAAGAGAACTGCTGTGCTAGTCCAGCTTTGTTTCCATTGCTACAGATCTCACAACTAAGAGACAGTGACTGTGACTCATGCTAATACTCTGAATTCCTTAAagttttgaattaatttactGACTTGTCTTGGATTAACTGTGGTGGAGAGCCACAATGGAAGACAGATGACTAGTCAATGTTCTGCAAAATGACGTTTTCTAGCCACTGAGAAAAGGAAGTAATTATGACTTTCCTTTTACTGGTGCATCTTTAGAGATGACGGATGCGACATAAATCACATCTGATGGGGAAATAAAGGCGGCTATGatcaggaaaacatttttacgGATGAAGGAGGCAGAGTGGA includes:
- the fhod3b gene encoding FH1/FH2 domain-containing protein 3; its protein translation is MATFVCRVQFLDDTDPFNSTNFPEPTRPPLYTFREDIPLINQIAGVHRLLKAPQKPDDCALQLSHNGSYLDLESTLAEQKDELEGFQEEGGRGKKHSIILRTQLSVRVHACIEKLYNSTGRELRRALFSLKQIFQDDKDLVHEFVVEEGLTCLIKVGAEADQNYQNYILRALGQIMLYVDGMNGLISHNETVQWLYTLVGSKFRLVVKTALKLLLVFVEYTESNAALLIKAVNVVDAKRGTKLWSNVMEILDEKDGVDTELLVYAMTLINKTLAGLPDQDSYYDMVDCLEEQSIEAMAQRHLSRKGTDLDLVEQFNMYEMTLRHEDGDDETQLPPSARKDRRRASVGGTNERRGLERRRSRRHSLQNSRGHASAPASPSSPHTNSFLPFGGQRIEDISEREEEEEEEEEEEEEEGEEEEQEDEEEEEEEEEDEDEDEEEADDESHPVTESSSQGAQSLQTDINNSPTSYSARKPCWADRISANGTPYPGRHQAPTSPVHRFTSSATSAPDSKLVDRPALGGLLTSSYRQHQESLAAERERRRLEREERLQRIEREERNRFNRDSVDKREEARHAREERYKAVERLAAEEFERERPRVPARGRTEITLCLSSNPASRTASRCTTPSSIISQEDTAATAQQTSGTVNIPNIPEPNLDPQTRTKSPAAELTVSEPSPTPPSEPDEQQTQTEPPAETEDVVETQSDENVVAEPASDEQSDMEKEEKRELEEQRQCTDEAVAEEQVEEAKVGDVAEVGEPDAEVNVELEEEQPMERDVEDSVLLSEKERQNEEVNEKDNCSASSISSTSSTLEREEREEKVTNDIEAGQWTQCIKDTDVNDQCNKILNSKRFMLDMLYSQKPTSSDEGNVAETEKETCKCEKDTEVADSSVASLASRISTLEAHRQAREENVKKMEVGHLDNQGSVRAVAEKFGDLVKGLTSPAEVEALKEQQQQQSDKSSTTATSSLPPKKESDHIWDQLMAAPRELRIKEMDFTDLKDEDDMDILDMDSMMGSSDLIPPPPPPLCSTALPPPPPLFGCPPPPPLLGKMMPPPPPFMPPIPPPSPQLSRGEAPLFQKKKKTIRLFWNEVRPMDWQCKSHKFCKESLWSKLEPIKLDTSKMEQLFESKSKELPVTKKAAVDGKRQEIIVLDSKRSNAINIGLTVLPPPRTIKTAILNFDEYALNKEGIEKILTMIPTEEEKQRIQEAQLVNPDIPLGSAEQFLLTLSSITELSARLQLWAFKMDYELVEKEVAEPLQDLKEGMDQLEKNKTLRCILTTLLAIGNFLNSTNAKGFELSYLEKVPEVKDTVHKQSLLHHVCSIVVEKFPDSTDLYSEIGAVTRLTKVDFDQLQDNLAQMERRCKASWDHLKVIAKHEMKPALKQKMSDFLKDCAERIIILKIVHRRIINRFHAFLLFLGHPVYAVREVSIHRFSKILSEFALEYRTTRERVLQQKQKRANHRERNKTRGKMITDSGKFGGAPSEAQESQPQGIQYAEDAAEHENMKAVLKSSLQGGESGSSTVPGLRTRTRASSTRGRVPPWCSANDDPVNCTDDTADEIMERIVRSATQGPSQRTQPRERRRSRANRKSLRRTLKNGLTTEEANALGLSSGSEMQV